The Mytilus galloprovincialis chromosome 7, xbMytGall1.hap1.1, whole genome shotgun sequence genome has a window encoding:
- the LOC143082631 gene encoding uncharacterized protein LOC143082631 gives MPYGKRIDPNHVTRVPFMRLDSTGEISSESSSIETMIDHSSRKSGNNKQSFNSKGVDLRNMFNRKYRNLGGYRNNLTADHENSYNSCKILKDIVNKTIIDDSKPIMTESKGKSYCPLTSQNNMWNNKPMAMFHPAVVASTIGITAPLNTTSERSYIPKMTYCNWNQCYQNKFKQNYLAKISCKSGGATGSVNQTKHSNNPSRKNCDKDRILNDVKTNNIESVSNAASSLDTERVQSNPKRCDEEKCELKNGSKKTLSENPKERVKSNPLEQQKKDSEDSCEIPDNSGEVVNSWLDLCTDDECDELKTQVVPDSSNYEVVEVEQSGKNITGEGKSNIDKIGGNEMNDNCKSFSFRNLDGKSSQFQIQINATNSQQSPSSISSETDKNSEENTLEDKSFILYIRKENKKCRPSAKRRRRSKAKKEDATEETSQSDDSFQKCQNPAVAFMLGFSPDSNTSESQNQPSHSFFMTFEDDEDFSDWSDDEDDDDDDQIDGNCLDSDFLDSAFSMPLNLNVICSVKQPETDEHSKNLKDVNHAWEVQIRRHPSTAKIEDTKKSKKKDKKVHFPEDAKIAKVHHMITWAHAYQAARKGQWRENALDHERFQRRIDDTEKILTPVLLTEHRNKMYKLLSES, from the exons atgcCATATGGGAAACGAATTGACCCTAATCACGTAACACGGGTACCCTTCATGAGACTCGACAGTACGGGTGAAATTTCGTCAGAAAGTTCGTCCATTGAAACTATGATTGACCATAGTTCCAGGAAGAGTGGTAATAATAAACAATCATTCAATAGTAAAGGAGTTGATCTCAGGAACATGTTTAATAGAAAGTATAGGAACTTAGGTGGGTACAGAAATAATTTGACTGCTGATCATGAGAACAGCTATAattcatgtaaaatattgaaggatattgtaaacaaaacaattatagaCGATTCTAAACCAATAATGACTGAATCAAAAGGAAAATCTTATTGTCCGCTCACATCCCAGAACAATATGTGGAACAACAAACCAATGGCAATGTTCCATCCTGCGGTAGTGGCTTCAACGATTGGCATAACAGCGCCATTGAATACAACATCGGAAAGATCATACATTCCAAAAATGACTTATTGTAATTGGAATCAGTGCTATCAAAATAAATTTAAGCAAAACTATTTAGCAAAGATTTCTTGCAAATCTGGTGGTGCTACAGGTAGTGTAAATCAGACAAAGCATTCCAATAATCCTTCCAGAAAAAACTGTGATAAAGACAGAattttaaatgatgtaaaaacTAATAATATAGAGTCGGTTTCAAATGCTGCTTCTAGTCTAGATACAGAAAGAGTGCAATCAAATCCAAAGCGTTGTGATGAAGAAAAATGTGAACTGAAAAATGGCAGCAAAAAAACACTTTCAGAGAATCCTAAAGAAAGGGTAAAAAGCAACCCATTGgaacaacaaaaaaaagataGTGAAGACAGTTGTGAAATACCTGACAACAGTGGAGAAGTTGTAAACAGTTGGTTAGATTTATGTACAGATGATGAATGTGATGAACTGAAGACTCAGGTTGTACCTGATTCCTCAAATTATGAAGTTGTGGAAGTAGAGCAAAGTGGCAAAAATATAACGGGTGAAGGGAAGTCCAATATTGACAAAATTGGAGGCAATGAAATGAATGACAATTGCAAGAGCTTCAGTTTCAGGAATTTAGATGGAAAATCTTCAcagtttcaaattcaaattaatgCAACCAACTCTCAACAATCTCCTAGTAGCATAAGTAGTGAAACAGATAAAAACAGTGAAGAAAATACATTAGAAGATAAATCTTTTATACTTTATATaaggaaagaaaataaaaaatgtagaCCCTCAGCTAAAAGGCGACGTAGATCCAAAGCTAAAAAGGAAGATGCTACAGAGGAGACAAGTCAATCAGACGATTCTTTCCAAAAGTGCCAAAATCCAGCCGTTGCTTTCATGTTAGGTTTTAGTCCAGACAGTAACACTAGTGAATCACAAAATCAACCTtcacattctttttttatgacttttgaagATGATGAAGACTTCAGCGATTGGTCagatgatgaagatgatgatgatgatgatcaAATTGATGGAAACTGTTTAGATTCAGATTTTCTTGACTCTGCATTTAGCATGCCTTTAAATTTGAATGTTATTTGCTCTGTGAAACAACCAGAAACAGATGAACATTCCAAAAATTTAAAAGACGTAAACCATGCGTGGGAAGTTCAAATTAGAAGACATCCTTCAACAGCCAAGATTGAGGAtacaaaaaaatctaagaaaaaggacaaaaag GTACACTTTCCAGAGGATGCAAAGATTGCTAAAGTACACCACATGATTACATGGGCACATGCATATCAGGCAGCAAGAAAAGGCCAGTGGCGAGAAAATGCACTTGATCATGAACGTTTTCAAAGACGCATAGATGACACAGAAAAAATTCTTACTCCAGTATTATTAACAGAACAtagaaataaaatgtacaaattactaTCAGAATCTTAG